Proteins encoded by one window of Ramlibacter tataouinensis:
- a CDS encoding 3-hydroxyacyl-CoA dehydrogenase NAD-binding domain-containing protein, giving the protein MTFTVGYAVHGSIAVLTLDHPPVNGLGHSLRVGIAAALDRALANPAIRALVLTGGERIFSAGADVREFGTANSSRDPILPSVIRAIEMSSKPVVAAIAGTCLGGGLELALGCHFRVAGSEATLGLPEVKLGLLPGAGGTQRLPRLVGLERALDMILSGAPQAARSFEGTPLIDALIDGELMPGALAFAEKVIAQAMPISRVRDRVVDAPAAEPFLQFARNTVRAASKNMPAPQKCVEALAASVGKPFDEALKLEREFFFQLMNTPESRGLRHAFAAERASTKVAGVPDGTAARPIRQVAVIGAGTMGTGIAITLANAGIAVSLLETGQEALQRGIDSIRRTYESALKKGRLTPDALEQRMNLIAPTLSYDALVDADLAIEAVSESLEVKRVVFEQLDRVLRPGAILASNTSALNLDTIASFTSRPQDVVGLHFFSPAHVMRLLEVVRGAATSAEVLATVMQLARRIGKVAVVAGVCDGFIGNRILARYVSAANDLLLQGASPQQVDRALEEFGLAMGPFRVGDLAGLDISWAVRKRRAAENPGVDFSIAADRLCEAGRFGQKNGAGWYRYEPGRRDPIADPAVDALLAEYRRDKGVTPRAVGKAEIVERCLFAMANEGARILDEGIAQRASDIDVVYLNGYGFPRHRGGPMHYAEEVGLSEVVRALRRIAAEPGADARAWTPAPLLDRLAAEGRGLKDHLEGARK; this is encoded by the coding sequence ATGACCTTTACCGTCGGCTATGCCGTGCACGGCTCCATCGCCGTGCTCACGCTCGACCATCCGCCCGTCAACGGCTTGGGGCATTCCTTGCGGGTGGGCATCGCCGCTGCGCTGGATCGCGCCCTGGCGAATCCGGCCATCCGCGCCCTCGTCCTGACCGGGGGCGAGCGTATCTTTTCAGCGGGCGCCGATGTCCGCGAGTTCGGCACGGCCAACTCCAGCCGGGATCCGATCCTGCCATCGGTGATTCGTGCGATCGAGATGTCATCCAAGCCGGTCGTCGCGGCGATCGCAGGCACCTGCCTCGGCGGCGGACTGGAGCTTGCACTGGGCTGTCACTTTCGTGTCGCCGGCTCGGAGGCCACGCTGGGGCTTCCCGAAGTCAAGCTCGGCCTCTTGCCCGGTGCAGGCGGCACGCAGCGACTGCCCCGACTCGTCGGACTGGAGCGCGCGCTGGACATGATCCTCTCCGGAGCGCCCCAGGCCGCGCGCTCCTTCGAGGGAACGCCGCTGATCGATGCCTTAATCGACGGCGAACTGATGCCTGGCGCGCTGGCCTTCGCGGAAAAGGTGATCGCACAGGCGATGCCGATATCCCGCGTGCGCGACCGGGTGGTGGATGCGCCGGCGGCAGAGCCGTTCCTGCAGTTCGCGCGCAACACTGTGCGCGCCGCGTCGAAGAACATGCCGGCTCCGCAGAAGTGCGTGGAGGCACTGGCCGCCTCCGTTGGCAAGCCTTTCGACGAGGCGCTGAAGCTGGAGCGCGAGTTCTTCTTCCAGCTCATGAACACACCCGAGTCGCGGGGGTTGCGCCATGCATTCGCCGCGGAACGTGCGTCGACCAAGGTTGCCGGTGTGCCGGACGGGACGGCGGCACGACCGATCCGCCAGGTCGCCGTCATCGGCGCAGGGACGATGGGCACCGGGATTGCGATCACCCTGGCCAACGCCGGCATCGCGGTGAGCTTGCTCGAGACGGGGCAGGAAGCGCTGCAGCGCGGCATCGACTCGATACGCCGCACCTACGAGAGCGCATTGAAGAAGGGGCGGCTGACGCCCGACGCGCTCGAGCAGCGCATGAACCTGATCGCGCCGACTCTGAGTTACGACGCACTGGTCGATGCCGATCTGGCCATCGAAGCCGTGTCCGAAAGCCTCGAAGTCAAACGCGTGGTGTTCGAGCAGCTCGACAGGGTGTTGCGGCCGGGGGCGATCCTCGCGTCTAACACCTCGGCCTTGAACCTCGACACGATTGCAAGCTTCACGAGTCGGCCGCAGGACGTCGTCGGATTGCATTTCTTCAGCCCTGCCCACGTGATGCGGCTCCTCGAGGTCGTGCGGGGCGCGGCCACTTCGGCCGAAGTGCTGGCCACGGTGATGCAACTGGCCCGGCGGATCGGCAAGGTCGCCGTCGTGGCCGGGGTCTGCGACGGCTTCATCGGCAACCGGATCCTGGCGCGCTATGTCTCCGCGGCCAACGACCTGCTGCTCCAGGGCGCGTCGCCCCAGCAGGTGGATCGGGCGCTCGAGGAATTCGGCTTGGCCATGGGGCCTTTCCGGGTCGGCGATCTGGCGGGCCTGGACATCTCGTGGGCGGTCCGCAAGCGCCGCGCCGCCGAGAATCCCGGCGTGGATTTCAGCATCGCTGCCGACCGCCTTTGCGAGGCGGGTCGCTTCGGGCAGAAGAACGGCGCGGGCTGGTACCGCTACGAGCCGGGGCGGCGCGACCCCATTGCCGATCCGGCCGTCGACGCGCTGCTGGCCGAATACCGTCGCGACAAGGGCGTCACGCCGCGCGCGGTCGGCAAGGCCGAGATCGTCGAGCGTTGCCTCTTCGCGATGGCCAACGAGGGCGCACGCATCCTGGACGAGGGCATCGCGCAGCGCGCCTCGGACATCGACGTGGTCTACCTCAACGGCTATGGCTTCCCGCGCCATCGCGGCGGCCCCATGCACTACGCCGAAGAGGTCGGGCTGTCGGAGGTCGTGCGTGCGCTCAGGCGCATCGCCGCCGAGCCAGGCGCCGACGCCCGGGCCTGGACGCCCGCGCCGCTGCTCGACCGCCTGGCCGCCGAGGGTCGCGGCCTGAAGGACCACCTGGAAGGGGCTCGTAAGTGA
- a CDS encoding acyl-CoA dehydrogenase family protein: MNFDLTPEQEQIREAIQRLCEPFDADYWLRKDRQGDFPLDFHRALADAGWLGIAMPPEYGGAGLGITEAALMMQTISATGAGLSGASAVHMNIFGLHPVVVYGTDEQKRRWLPPLIEGRDKACFGVTEPNAGLNTLKLKTRAVREGDHYVVSGQKVWISTAQVANKILLLARTTPVEEARGTAGLSLFYTDLDRTHVEVREIEKLGRKCVDSNQVFIDGLRIPVADRIGEEGRGFEYILHGMNPERILIASEAVGLGRVALQRAAQYANERVVFERPIGQNQGIQHPLAKSWIELEAANLMVMKAASLYDAGKACAAEANAAKYLSAEACFHACENAILTHGGMGYAKEYHVERYMREAWIPRIAPVSPQLILCFIAEKALGLPKSY, encoded by the coding sequence GTGAACTTCGATCTCACCCCGGAACAGGAACAGATCCGCGAGGCGATCCAGCGCCTGTGCGAGCCTTTCGACGCCGACTACTGGCTGCGCAAGGATCGCCAAGGCGATTTCCCGCTGGACTTCCACCGTGCGCTGGCCGACGCGGGCTGGCTGGGCATCGCGATGCCGCCGGAGTATGGCGGGGCCGGCCTCGGCATCACCGAGGCCGCGCTGATGATGCAGACCATCTCGGCTACCGGCGCCGGCCTCTCCGGCGCCTCGGCCGTCCACATGAACATCTTCGGCCTTCATCCCGTCGTGGTGTACGGCACGGACGAGCAGAAGCGGCGCTGGCTGCCGCCGCTCATCGAGGGCCGTGACAAGGCCTGCTTCGGCGTCACCGAGCCCAACGCCGGCCTGAACACGCTGAAGCTGAAGACCCGCGCCGTGCGCGAAGGCGACCATTACGTGGTCTCGGGCCAGAAGGTGTGGATCTCCACCGCGCAGGTCGCCAACAAGATCCTGCTGCTGGCCCGCACGACGCCGGTGGAGGAGGCACGTGGCACCGCGGGGCTTTCGCTCTTCTACACCGACCTCGATCGCACGCACGTCGAGGTGCGCGAGATCGAGAAGCTGGGCCGCAAGTGCGTCGACTCGAACCAGGTCTTCATCGACGGACTCCGCATCCCCGTGGCCGACCGCATCGGCGAAGAGGGGCGCGGCTTCGAATACATCCTGCACGGGATGAACCCGGAGCGCATCCTCATCGCTTCGGAAGCCGTCGGCCTCGGCAGGGTGGCCCTGCAGCGCGCCGCCCAGTATGCGAACGAGCGCGTCGTGTTCGAGCGCCCGATCGGCCAGAACCAGGGGATCCAGCACCCACTGGCCAAGTCGTGGATCGAGCTGGAGGCGGCCAACCTCATGGTCATGAAGGCGGCGTCGTTGTACGACGCGGGCAAAGCCTGCGCCGCAGAGGCCAACGCGGCCAAGTACCTGTCGGCCGAGGCTTGCTTCCACGCCTGCGAGAACGCCATCCTGACGCACGGCGGCATGGGCTATGCCAAGGAGTACCACGTCGAGCGCTACATGCGCGAAGCCTGGATTCCCCGCATCGCGCCGGTGAGCCCGCAGCTCATCCTGTGCTTCATCGCGGAAAAGGCGCTCGGGCTGCCCAAGTCCTACTAA
- a CDS encoding acyl-CoA dehydrogenase family protein, with protein sequence MQSVDEFADSGALDAVDHRDVDASCRRLVSELGRAGLLRACVSSAYGGFSPAIESRRLTLAREGLAYRCGLADFSLAMQGLGSGPIALEGSEEFKQAILPKVARGELIPAFALSEKEAGSNVGAMTCTAVRDGDHYVVNGEKTWISNGGIADVYTLFARTGEGPKTRGISAFVVYPDDPGFSIAERIEVMAPHPLATLRFENMRLPASRLLGKPGEGFKLAMRTLDIFRVSVAGAALGFARRAFDEALAHARSRQMFDELLGDMPVTQDRIGAMAARIDAAALLTYRAAWRRDVLQLPTTREAAMAKMAATESAQRVIDAALQLFGARGVQVGGVMESLYREIRALRIYEGATEVQKMIVAREVLKNGVSLATGSQQAQA encoded by the coding sequence ATGCAATCGGTCGACGAGTTCGCCGACTCGGGCGCACTGGATGCCGTCGATCACCGCGATGTCGATGCTTCGTGCCGGCGCCTGGTCTCCGAACTCGGCCGCGCCGGCCTGCTGCGCGCCTGCGTGAGCAGTGCCTACGGCGGCTTCTCCCCGGCCATCGAATCGCGCCGCTTGACGCTGGCACGCGAAGGCCTGGCCTACCGCTGTGGGCTGGCGGACTTTTCGCTGGCCATGCAAGGCCTGGGCAGCGGACCCATTGCGCTGGAGGGCAGCGAGGAATTCAAGCAGGCCATCCTTCCCAAGGTGGCGCGGGGCGAGCTGATCCCTGCCTTTGCGCTGTCGGAGAAGGAAGCCGGCTCCAACGTCGGCGCCATGACCTGTACGGCCGTACGCGACGGCGATCACTATGTGGTGAACGGCGAAAAGACCTGGATTTCCAACGGCGGCATCGCCGATGTGTACACCTTGTTCGCGCGCACCGGCGAGGGGCCGAAGACGCGTGGCATCTCCGCCTTCGTCGTGTACCCCGACGACCCGGGCTTCTCGATCGCGGAGCGCATCGAGGTGATGGCTCCGCATCCGCTGGCGACCCTGCGGTTCGAGAACATGCGGCTTCCGGCGTCGCGCCTCCTGGGCAAGCCGGGCGAAGGCTTCAAGCTCGCGATGCGCACGCTCGACATTTTCCGCGTGTCGGTGGCCGGGGCTGCGCTGGGTTTTGCCCGGCGCGCTTTCGACGAAGCCTTGGCGCACGCCCGCTCGCGGCAGATGTTCGACGAGCTGCTGGGCGACATGCCGGTGACCCAGGACCGAATCGGCGCGATGGCGGCGCGCATCGACGCTGCAGCATTGCTGACCTACCGCGCGGCATGGCGGCGCGATGTGCTGCAACTTCCCACCACCCGGGAAGCGGCCATGGCCAAGATGGCGGCCACCGAAAGCGCGCAGCGAGTGATCGATGCCGCCCTGCAGTTGTTTGGTGCCAGGGGCGTCCAGGTGGGCGGCGTCATGGAAAGCCTGTATCGCGAGATCCGCGCGCTGCGCATCTACGAGGGCGCCACCGAAGTGCAGAAGATGATCGTGGCGCGGGAGGTGCTGAAGAACGGCGTCAGCCTGGCCACGGGTTCGCAGCAGGCGCAGGCATAA